Proteins found in one Pontibacter sp. SGAir0037 genomic segment:
- a CDS encoding pirin family protein — protein MLDIVIEARKASLAPGMDVRRILPFRLRRMVGPFIFMDHAGPVDVQPPLTASMDVLPHPHIGLSTVSYLFGGQVTHRDSLGVEQVIRPGEVNWMTAGSGIAHSERFEDPAVLAGGTLEMIQTWVALPEKDEEAAPAFDNYKPEQLPVFTDKGVWMRLIAGNAFGLKNDVKTHSPLFYLHVVLDQGARFGLPREHSERGIYIAKGSIEVSGRGYTAGQMLVFNKGVDPVLLAKEASVLMLLGGEPLGERFIWWNFVSSRKDRIEQAKADWKEGRIILPPTDNHEFVPLPEDRSRPAGSPSPQALS, from the coding sequence ATGCTGGACATTGTTATAGAAGCCCGTAAGGCATCCCTGGCACCTGGTATGGATGTGCGCAGGATTCTGCCTTTTCGCCTGCGCAGGATGGTTGGCCCGTTTATTTTTATGGACCATGCAGGGCCTGTTGATGTACAGCCTCCGTTAACGGCTTCCATGGATGTGCTGCCACATCCGCATATAGGTTTGTCTACAGTAAGCTACTTGTTCGGAGGGCAGGTTACACACCGCGACAGCCTGGGCGTAGAGCAGGTTATTCGTCCGGGAGAAGTAAACTGGATGACGGCTGGTAGTGGCATTGCGCATTCGGAACGGTTCGAAGACCCTGCAGTGCTGGCAGGCGGAACATTAGAGATGATTCAAACTTGGGTGGCACTACCAGAAAAAGATGAAGAAGCGGCACCTGCTTTTGATAACTATAAGCCGGAGCAACTACCCGTTTTTACAGATAAAGGAGTATGGATGAGGTTAATTGCAGGAAATGCTTTTGGACTTAAAAATGATGTAAAAACACACTCTCCCTTATTTTACCTGCATGTTGTGCTGGATCAGGGGGCACGGTTCGGCTTGCCGAGGGAGCACTCTGAACGGGGTATTTATATTGCTAAAGGGAGTATAGAAGTTTCTGGAAGGGGGTATACAGCAGGCCAGATGCTGGTTTTTAACAAAGGTGTAGATCCTGTTCTGCTTGCAAAAGAGGCATCAGTTCTGATGTTGCTGGGAGGCGAGCCTTTAGGCGAGCGATTTATATGGTGGAACTTTGTCTCTTCTAGGAAAGACCGTATCGAACAGGCTAAAGCAGACTGGAAAGAAGGCCGTATTATTTTACCTCCTACAGATAACCATGAGTTTGTCCCGCTTCCGGAAGATCGCTCCAGACCGGCAGGAAGTCCGTCGCCACAAGCACTGTCCTGA
- a CDS encoding LLM class flavin-dependent oxidoreductase — MEIGITTFVENTPDPATGKLRSPYERMANLMEEVGLADQVGLDVFAIGEHHRPDFIVSSPAVVLAAAAVKTKNIKLSSAVTVLSSDDPVRVFQDFAHVDLLSKGRAEIIAGRGSFIESFPLFGNDLKDYDSLFAEKLELLTQLNKSEKVTWHGKHRPSIDNRGVYPRPFQEELPVWVAVGGTPESVVRAASKGLPMALAIIGGTPDRFVPFTQLYKETYTKSGHDVAKLQLAINSHGYIADDAQKAADEFYGPYAYVMSKLGRERGWPPMSREHYEMMRAPEGALLVGSPQQVIDKILYEHELFGNTRFLLHISVGTLPHAKVMRAIELLGTVVAPAIKKAIGVKEPQ; from the coding sequence ATGGAAATCGGAATTACCACATTCGTAGAAAACACTCCTGACCCGGCTACAGGGAAATTACGCAGCCCCTATGAACGGATGGCTAACCTGATGGAGGAAGTAGGACTTGCCGACCAGGTTGGCTTAGATGTATTTGCCATAGGCGAGCATCACCGGCCGGATTTTATAGTTTCTTCTCCGGCCGTAGTGCTGGCAGCAGCAGCTGTAAAAACGAAAAACATTAAGCTATCCAGTGCTGTAACAGTACTTAGCTCTGATGATCCTGTACGTGTTTTCCAGGACTTTGCCCATGTAGATCTGCTTTCGAAAGGCAGAGCAGAGATTATAGCAGGCCGTGGTTCTTTTATTGAGTCTTTCCCGCTTTTTGGCAACGACCTGAAAGACTACGATTCTCTTTTCGCCGAAAAACTGGAGCTTCTCACCCAATTAAATAAAAGCGAAAAAGTAACATGGCATGGTAAGCACAGGCCTTCTATCGATAACAGAGGCGTTTACCCAAGGCCTTTCCAGGAGGAACTGCCTGTTTGGGTGGCAGTAGGAGGCACACCGGAATCGGTGGTTAGGGCAGCAAGCAAAGGGTTACCTATGGCCTTGGCTATTATTGGTGGAACACCCGACCGCTTTGTTCCTTTCACACAGCTTTATAAAGAAACCTACACGAAGTCAGGCCACGATGTTGCAAAGCTGCAGCTGGCCATTAATTCCCATGGCTATATTGCCGATGACGCACAAAAAGCCGCTGACGAATTTTATGGCCCCTATGCTTATGTGATGAGTAAGCTCGGGCGTGAACGTGGCTGGCCACCCATGAGCCGAGAGCATTATGAAATGATGCGTGCACCGGAAGGCGCTTTGCTTGTTGGAAGTCCGCAACAGGTTATTGATAAGATTTTATATGAACATGAATTGTTTGGTAATACGCGCTTCCTGCTCCATATAAGTGTTGGCACGTTACCACACGCCAAAGTAATGCGTGCTATAGAACTTCTTGGCACAGTAGTAGCCCCGGCAATCAAAAAAGCGATTGGGGTAAAAGAGCCGCAGTAA
- a CDS encoding sialate O-acetylesterase — MYHRLSRVEKIKFTGFLVLFFLQLTGFQAAGQIKLPQLISDGMVLQRNTKTKVWGWASPGEKVAVAFKGKTYRTTTGQNGKWSVTLPATPAGGPYMIDIKGSNQLTIKDVLVGDVYLCSGQSNMVHQMALHNITYAHDIATADFPQIRHFAVPTATNLKGPAAELPGGSWKTANPQDVNNFSAVAYFFARKLYKQYQVPIGLINASVGGTPIEAWMSEEGLQSFDAVLFTVNRNRDTSYVNPIVRRSAAIANANQQKPEQDKGLTGEVKWYESAYEPKGWRNINIPGYWEDQGIRDLDGVVWYRREIDIPASMTGVPAKVHLGRIVDADYLYINGKQVGQTGYQYPQRRYSIPEGVLKPGKNTFVVRVLNTNGKGGFIPDKPYFVEANGQTVDLKGTWQYKVGEAYRPATGNPGGLNFQNQPTALYNAMVAPAIHYSIKGILWYQGESNAGNPQAYKKLLPALISDWRSKWQQADLPFLYVQLPNFMEVNYLPSESNWALMREAALQTLSVPNTAMAVTIELGEWNDIHPDNKKDVGERLALAAQKLIYGDKKVVSSGPLYQSSKIEGNKIVVSFTHVGSGLTAIDGEELSWFAIAGADKKFVWAKAKIEGDKVVVWSDEVPEPAYVRYAWADNPDGANLYNKEGLPASPFRTDN; from the coding sequence ATGTATCATAGGTTATCAAGAGTAGAAAAAATTAAGTTTACAGGGTTCCTGGTCCTGTTTTTCCTGCAGCTTACAGGCTTTCAGGCGGCAGGCCAGATAAAGTTGCCTCAGCTCATAAGCGATGGAATGGTATTGCAGAGGAATACTAAAACCAAGGTTTGGGGCTGGGCTAGCCCCGGCGAAAAGGTAGCCGTAGCCTTCAAAGGAAAAACCTATCGCACTACTACCGGACAAAATGGCAAATGGAGTGTTACACTCCCCGCTACGCCAGCCGGAGGGCCTTACATGATCGACATAAAAGGCAGTAACCAGCTTACCATAAAAGATGTTCTGGTAGGCGATGTGTACCTGTGCTCGGGGCAATCGAACATGGTTCATCAAATGGCGCTACATAATATTACATATGCTCATGATATTGCCACTGCTGACTTTCCGCAAATAAGGCACTTTGCGGTTCCTACTGCTACCAACTTGAAAGGCCCTGCGGCAGAACTGCCTGGTGGCAGCTGGAAGACAGCCAACCCACAGGATGTGAACAACTTTTCAGCTGTCGCCTATTTCTTCGCCCGTAAACTATATAAACAATACCAGGTGCCAATCGGCCTGATTAATGCCAGCGTAGGCGGCACGCCTATAGAAGCCTGGATGAGCGAGGAGGGCCTTCAGAGTTTTGATGCTGTACTTTTTACAGTTAACAGGAACAGAGACACCAGTTACGTAAATCCGATTGTGCGCCGTTCGGCAGCCATTGCCAATGCAAATCAACAAAAACCTGAGCAGGATAAAGGGCTGACAGGAGAGGTGAAGTGGTACGAATCTGCTTATGAGCCTAAAGGATGGCGAAACATCAATATTCCCGGGTATTGGGAAGACCAAGGCATCAGAGACCTGGATGGTGTAGTGTGGTACCGCCGCGAAATAGACATACCAGCCTCCATGACTGGCGTGCCGGCAAAAGTACACTTGGGCAGGATCGTAGACGCTGATTATTTGTACATCAACGGAAAGCAGGTAGGGCAAACCGGCTATCAATACCCCCAGAGAAGATATAGCATACCGGAAGGCGTACTAAAACCAGGCAAAAACACTTTTGTGGTAAGGGTGCTCAACACAAATGGCAAAGGGGGATTTATTCCGGACAAGCCTTACTTTGTAGAGGCAAATGGCCAGACCGTTGATCTGAAAGGAACATGGCAGTATAAAGTAGGTGAGGCTTACAGACCGGCTACAGGAAACCCAGGAGGACTAAACTTTCAAAACCAGCCCACCGCTCTATACAATGCTATGGTGGCACCAGCCATTCATTATTCTATCAAGGGGATTCTCTGGTACCAGGGGGAAAGCAATGCCGGAAACCCACAGGCTTATAAAAAATTATTACCCGCTTTAATTTCTGATTGGCGCAGTAAATGGCAGCAGGCAGACCTTCCGTTCCTGTATGTGCAGCTTCCGAATTTTATGGAAGTAAACTACCTGCCTTCCGAAAGCAACTGGGCACTTATGAGAGAAGCTGCTCTACAAACCTTATCTGTACCCAATACCGCCATGGCTGTAACTATTGAACTGGGCGAGTGGAACGACATACATCCAGACAACAAAAAGGATGTGGGAGAGCGCTTAGCCCTGGCTGCGCAAAAGTTAATTTACGGCGATAAGAAAGTTGTTTCTTCAGGTCCGCTGTATCAGTCATCAAAAATTGAGGGAAACAAGATCGTTGTTAGTTTTACACATGTAGGAAGCGGCCTAACCGCCATAGATGGAGAAGAACTGAGCTGGTTTGCCATAGCAGGAGCCGACAAAAAGTTCGTGTGGGCTAAAGCGAAGATAGAAGGCGATAAAGTGGTTGTATGGAGCGATGAGGTTCCAGAACCTGCATACGTACGCTACGCTTGGGCCGATAATCCTGATGGGGCGAACCTGTATAACAAAGAAGGTTTACCGGCATCACCATTCAGAACTGATAATTAA
- a CDS encoding acetylxylan esterase, which produces MKKAIYILFALALSSASAQEATTAAASKYTAVVNFTAEQDHRQMMTQLGIQGLRPGPSGDENAPNHANYNEALANPYPNLPELLTLKNGKKVTTPEGWRKQRRPEIAENFEREVFGRVPKDAPKVTWKTLISEREYVGWIPVNAKKLVGQVDNSSYPLLEVNIAMTVVTPANAKGPVPVLMMFGPSVLPAPAQPPKESLEKINAALKELLVNADPSLKAVFEQYPAYNPVVAPAPNFGPPPAGDPPPTHQLLAAGWGYALIEPGSIQADNGAGLTKGIIGLVNKGQPRKPDDWGALRAWAWGASRGLDYLETDPAVNAKQVGIEGVSRFGKAALVAMAFDERFAVALIGSSGEGGAKLHRRNFGEAVESLTSSGEYHWMAGNFLKYGAAEATFGSKTANDIPVDAHQLIALCAPRPTFISYGIPEQGDAKWLDQQGSYMATVAAGPAFKLLGAKDLGVGNNYKTAKMPAVNISLLDGELAWRQHDGGHTDAPNFKYFIPWADKFIRK; this is translated from the coding sequence GTGAAAAAAGCAATTTACATCCTTTTTGCACTGGCTCTCTCTTCTGCTTCGGCTCAGGAGGCGACAACAGCGGCCGCATCAAAATACACGGCTGTAGTTAATTTTACGGCTGAACAGGATCACCGGCAAATGATGACGCAGTTGGGCATCCAGGGGCTTCGCCCCGGCCCAAGCGGAGATGAAAACGCGCCTAACCATGCCAATTACAACGAGGCACTGGCGAACCCTTACCCGAACCTGCCGGAGCTGCTAACTCTTAAAAACGGCAAAAAGGTGACAACACCGGAGGGGTGGCGAAAACAACGACGACCGGAAATAGCAGAAAATTTTGAGCGGGAAGTTTTTGGGCGTGTGCCGAAAGATGCCCCTAAAGTTACCTGGAAAACCCTGATCTCGGAAAGGGAATATGTGGGCTGGATACCGGTAAATGCGAAAAAACTGGTGGGGCAGGTAGATAACTCATCTTACCCTTTGCTAGAGGTAAATATTGCCATGACCGTTGTTACGCCAGCCAATGCCAAAGGGCCGGTGCCGGTGCTAATGATGTTTGGCCCTAGTGTATTGCCCGCTCCGGCACAACCACCCAAAGAAAGTCTTGAAAAGATAAATGCTGCTTTAAAGGAGTTGCTGGTAAATGCAGACCCTTCGCTGAAGGCTGTATTTGAGCAATATCCGGCTTATAACCCGGTTGTAGCACCCGCACCGAATTTTGGTCCTCCTCCTGCCGGTGATCCTCCTCCCACACACCAACTACTGGCAGCAGGCTGGGGATATGCTTTAATTGAGCCAGGCAGCATTCAGGCCGATAATGGAGCAGGCTTAACAAAAGGCATCATTGGGTTGGTAAATAAAGGGCAGCCGCGAAAACCTGACGATTGGGGCGCACTACGAGCCTGGGCATGGGGTGCTTCGCGCGGCCTGGACTATTTAGAAACTGATCCGGCTGTTAACGCAAAGCAGGTTGGTATTGAAGGTGTTTCCCGTTTCGGAAAAGCGGCTTTGGTAGCCATGGCTTTCGACGAGCGATTTGCCGTGGCTTTGATCGGCTCTTCGGGCGAAGGTGGTGCCAAGCTACACCGACGCAACTTTGGTGAGGCAGTAGAAAGCTTAACCAGTAGCGGCGAGTATCATTGGATGGCAGGCAACTTCTTGAAGTACGGAGCCGCAGAGGCCACTTTTGGAAGCAAAACAGCAAACGACATCCCGGTAGATGCCCATCAGCTTATTGCCTTATGCGCTCCGCGCCCAACTTTTATCAGTTACGGCATACCTGAACAGGGAGATGCCAAATGGCTCGACCAACAGGGCAGTTATATGGCAACGGTAGCAGCCGGCCCTGCTTTTAAACTGTTAGGAGCAAAAGATCTGGGCGTAGGGAATAACTATAAAACAGCTAAAATGCCCGCAGTAAATATCAGCCTTTTAGACGGAGAACTTGCTTGGCGCCAACATGATGGAGGCCACACCGATGCTCCTAACTTTAAGTACTTTATTCCATGGGCCGATAAATTTATCAGAAAGTAA
- a CDS encoding NUDIX domain-containing protein, with product MTALTDITKLSSIMEPSGAGYLPGLAIDLVILGFHHNQLKVLLLEYENTGLFALPAGFIRNEEDLNVAAQRALSERTGLSGIFLEQFYVFGDRSRHDSSPLQAILKGKGISPSDDHWLLGRFVSVGFYALVDFTKAVPNPDALSDRCEWHDLSNLPPLMLDHETMVQKALDTLRTNLDRKLIAFNLLPETFTMGELQKLHETILNEKLNRSSFQRRMLGLRILERVDKKWTGGAHKAPYLYRFMQDQK from the coding sequence ATGACAGCTTTAACAGACATAACGAAGTTATCAAGCATTATGGAGCCAAGCGGTGCAGGTTATCTACCCGGCTTGGCCATTGACCTTGTAATTCTGGGTTTTCATCATAATCAGTTGAAAGTATTATTGCTGGAATATGAGAACACAGGGTTGTTTGCGCTTCCGGCAGGTTTTATACGGAATGAAGAAGATCTGAATGTTGCCGCACAACGGGCTCTTAGCGAACGGACAGGGCTTTCGGGTATTTTCCTGGAGCAGTTTTACGTGTTCGGCGACCGCAGCCGCCACGACTCTTCTCCGCTGCAAGCTATTCTGAAAGGAAAAGGTATCTCTCCCTCAGACGATCATTGGCTGCTGGGTCGTTTCGTTTCAGTTGGTTTCTACGCCTTGGTTGATTTTACGAAAGCCGTACCGAATCCTGATGCTTTGTCGGACCGTTGCGAATGGCATGACCTGTCGAACCTCCCTCCTTTGATGCTGGACCACGAAACCATGGTTCAAAAAGCACTGGACACACTCCGGACGAATTTAGATAGGAAGCTCATTGCCTTTAATTTACTTCCTGAGACCTTTACCATGGGCGAGCTGCAGAAATTGCATGAAACGATTCTGAATGAGAAGTTGAACCGGTCCAGCTTTCAGCGCAGGATGCTCGGTCTGCGCATTCTGGAACGGGTAGATAAGAAATGGACCGGCGGGGCGCACAAGGCGCCTTACCTTTACCGGTTTATGCAGGACCAGAAATGA
- a CDS encoding alpha/beta hydrolase family protein, which yields MKIFRLFLLTILLLQGTLSFAARVDSLDIPSAAMNKTFRAAVVLPNSYAKSKASYPVLYLLHGGGGQFSDWLRQTPDKQLLHRLADQYNLIIVTPEGERLGGYIDSPVKPDNKFETYITKEVITKIDKTYRTIRDRKGRVITGLSMGGHGALYLATRHPDLYSAAGSISGALDLDPKHWNITPEFAEQIKPAFANILGPLGGKPDYYAANSVVHMADRMKENDVKLVIDCGVDDFLIEPNRELHRRLVYNNTPHDYTERPGGHTWDYWENSLPYHVLFFSKILRSNGAAVQ from the coding sequence ATGAAGATTTTTCGCCTTTTTCTTTTGACTATCCTCCTGTTGCAGGGTACTCTCTCTTTCGCAGCCAGGGTAGACTCGCTGGACATTCCCAGTGCTGCTATGAACAAAACCTTTAGAGCAGCTGTGGTGCTGCCAAACTCTTATGCCAAAAGCAAAGCAAGCTACCCGGTGCTGTACCTGCTGCACGGTGGGGGCGGGCAGTTCAGCGACTGGCTCCGGCAAACGCCTGATAAGCAGTTGCTCCATAGACTGGCTGACCAGTACAACCTGATTATTGTGACGCCGGAAGGGGAAAGATTGGGTGGTTACATCGACAGCCCTGTGAAGCCGGATAACAAGTTTGAGACCTATATCACAAAAGAAGTTATCACAAAGATTGACAAAACCTACCGTACCATCCGCGACCGCAAAGGGCGCGTGATTACAGGCCTCAGCATGGGCGGACATGGCGCCCTTTACCTGGCTACCCGTCACCCGGACCTGTACAGTGCAGCGGGCAGCATAAGTGGTGCCCTTGATTTGGATCCGAAGCACTGGAATATTACCCCAGAGTTTGCGGAGCAAATTAAACCTGCCTTTGCCAATATTTTAGGTCCGCTGGGAGGCAAGCCGGACTATTATGCCGCAAATTCAGTAGTGCATATGGCAGACCGGATGAAAGAAAATGATGTGAAGCTGGTAATAGACTGTGGGGTGGATGATTTTCTGATTGAGCCAAACCGGGAGCTGCACCGTCGCCTGGTGTACAACAATACGCCGCATGACTATACTGAACGCCCTGGCGGCCATACCTGGGACTACTGGGAAAACTCTTTGCCGTATCACGTGCTGTTCTTCAGTAAAATTCTGAGGAGCAACGGTGCCGCGGTGCAATAA
- a CDS encoding alpha/beta hydrolase family protein: protein MKILHGFLLLAFFCLALTSTTLGAKVDTVVVASAAMQKDIKAAVVLPASYKKGKKVSFPVLYLLHGGTGGYRDWLSKTPDKMLLHRLADEHNLIIVTPDGGPASYYFDSPLDKTSQYETFISKELVNKIDHSYRTVRDRKGRVIAGLSMGGHGAFYIASKHPDLYGAAGSMSGVMNINTATWKVPAEFAQLRAQNFANLLGPPQDASNPYPAYTAVGRTEELKNSGLQLIFDVGVDDFLIDTNRDLHRRLLENGTPHTYIERPGAHTWDYWEKALPYQVLFLTNVLKENGTLVQ from the coding sequence ATGAAAATACTACACGGATTCCTGCTGCTGGCATTCTTCTGCCTTGCCTTAACTTCCACAACATTGGGCGCTAAAGTTGATACAGTCGTGGTGGCCAGCGCGGCTATGCAGAAGGACATTAAGGCGGCGGTCGTGCTGCCTGCATCCTACAAGAAAGGAAAAAAGGTGTCATTCCCGGTGCTGTACCTGCTGCACGGTGGCACGGGAGGCTACCGCGACTGGCTAAGCAAAACCCCGGATAAAATGCTGTTGCACCGGCTGGCCGACGAGCACAACCTCATCATTGTGACGCCCGACGGAGGGCCTGCCAGTTACTATTTCGACAGCCCTCTGGACAAGACAAGCCAGTACGAAACCTTCATTTCCAAAGAACTGGTAAATAAAATTGACCATTCTTACCGCACCGTTCGCGACCGCAAAGGGCGCGTGATTGCTGGTTTAAGCATGGGCGGCCATGGAGCTTTCTACATTGCCTCTAAACACCCAGATTTGTATGGTGCCGCCGGAAGCATGAGCGGCGTAATGAACATCAATACTGCCACCTGGAAAGTGCCGGCAGAGTTTGCCCAGCTACGGGCACAGAACTTTGCGAACCTGTTGGGGCCACCGCAGGATGCATCCAATCCTTACCCGGCATACACCGCCGTGGGTAGAACAGAAGAATTAAAGAACAGTGGCCTACAGCTGATCTTTGATGTTGGTGTTGATGATTTCCTGATCGATACAAACCGCGACCTGCACCGCCGCTTGTTAGAGAACGGAACCCCGCACACTTACATCGAACGCCCCGGTGCCCACACCTGGGACTATTGGGAAAAAGCTCTGCCTTACCAGGTCCTCTTCCTCACCAACGTCCTAAAGGAAAATGGTACATTGGTACAGTAG
- a CDS encoding carboxylesterase/lipase family protein, producing MLHSIKSNLLLAGLALLLAANPGMSQKKSTSTDPVQAGANVAVAQTNNGKVRGYIRNGILTYKGIPYAKADRFQVAQKPAAWEGVRSSMSYGPVCPTDPTTTVNDEIEFPFQHNWGYTNEHCQSLNVWTPKLNDGKKRPVMVWLHGGGFTAGSSVELPSYDGENLSRKGDVVVVTVNHRLNILGFLDLSAYGEKYKGSANAGLTDLAMALQWVKQNIEQFGGDPGNVTIFGQSGGGGKVTSLMNAPSAKGLFQKAIVQSGSYISNFTDPTLAKRVSAALLEELKLQPNQVDSLQKISYERLNAAGKIAIRKVQESLKAEGKQPANLGWGPILDGEFLPYQPSDPAAIALSKDIPLMVGTTKTEFAPFIPTNRGLSMEAARESLQKKFGSKTDGYFAAVKKAYPETATPSDYVLFDFNFRSMAIDQATQKAKTGTAPVYMYLFTWQSPVMDGIYSSMHCMELPFVFDNISRCEEMTGGGKDARALADKMSRAWISFARTGDPNHKGLPAWPKYTGENGATMLFDNTTIVKNHHDRELIQMATANQ from the coding sequence ATGCTACATAGTATTAAAAGCAATCTATTACTGGCTGGCCTGGCCCTGCTGCTGGCAGCTAACCCTGGCATGAGCCAGAAGAAAAGCACCTCCACAGATCCGGTACAGGCAGGGGCCAACGTGGCTGTAGCGCAAACCAATAACGGGAAAGTGCGTGGTTATATCCGCAACGGCATTCTCACCTACAAAGGCATTCCGTACGCTAAGGCAGATCGCTTTCAGGTAGCGCAAAAGCCAGCGGCATGGGAGGGCGTGCGTAGCTCCATGTCCTACGGCCCGGTTTGCCCTACCGACCCAACTACCACGGTAAATGATGAAATCGAGTTCCCGTTTCAGCATAACTGGGGCTATACCAATGAGCACTGCCAGAGTCTGAACGTCTGGACCCCCAAGCTGAACGACGGGAAAAAGCGCCCGGTGATGGTGTGGCTGCACGGTGGCGGCTTCACGGCCGGATCGTCTGTAGAGTTGCCTTCTTATGATGGGGAGAACCTGAGCCGCAAGGGCGATGTGGTGGTGGTAACGGTAAACCACCGCCTTAACATACTGGGTTTTCTGGACCTGTCTGCTTACGGCGAGAAGTATAAAGGCTCCGCCAATGCCGGTTTAACCGACCTGGCTATGGCATTGCAGTGGGTGAAGCAGAACATCGAGCAGTTTGGTGGCGACCCCGGCAACGTGACCATCTTCGGCCAATCGGGTGGCGGCGGAAAGGTAACCTCTCTGATGAATGCCCCATCAGCCAAAGGCCTGTTTCAAAAGGCCATTGTGCAAAGCGGCAGCTATATCTCGAACTTTACAGACCCTACACTGGCAAAGCGCGTAAGCGCTGCATTGCTGGAAGAACTGAAACTACAGCCTAACCAGGTAGACTCGTTGCAGAAAATATCTTACGAACGCTTGAATGCAGCCGGTAAAATAGCCATCCGTAAAGTGCAGGAGAGCCTGAAAGCAGAGGGCAAGCAACCGGCTAATTTAGGTTGGGGCCCTATACTGGATGGAGAATTCCTGCCGTACCAGCCTTCCGATCCGGCTGCCATTGCGCTTTCAAAAGACATTCCCTTGATGGTGGGTACAACCAAAACAGAGTTTGCTCCTTTTATACCGACTAACCGTGGCTTAAGCATGGAAGCAGCCAGGGAAAGCCTGCAGAAGAAATTCGGGTCTAAAACAGACGGCTATTTCGCGGCGGTGAAGAAAGCCTATCCAGAGACAGCTACGCCTTCTGATTACGTGCTCTTCGACTTTAACTTCCGCTCCATGGCCATCGATCAGGCCACTCAGAAAGCGAAAACAGGTACCGCACCGGTTTATATGTATTTGTTTACCTGGCAGTCGCCGGTGATGGATGGCATCTATAGCTCTATGCACTGTATGGAGCTGCCCTTCGTGTTCGACAACATCAGCCGCTGTGAGGAAATGACAGGCGGTGGCAAAGATGCGCGTGCACTGGCCGACAAGATGAGCCGTGCCTGGATCAGCTTTGCCCGCACCGGCGACCCAAACCACAAAGGCCTGCCAGCCTGGCCAAAGTATACAGGCGAGAATGGTGCAACCATGCTATTCGATAACACAACTATCGTGAAAAATCACCACGACAGAGAGCTTATCCAAATGGCCACGGCAAACCAGTAA